One part of the Drosophila sechellia strain sech25 unplaced genomic scaffold, ASM438219v1 Y_18, whole genome shotgun sequence genome encodes these proteins:
- the LOC116803408 gene encoding uncharacterized protein LOC116803408, which yields LERRLGRASDGFEELQKLEEASCIPRLLKGGQAKCSYQRSNQRAVKQVDDGMLLLTNFNGTLRTAAKNYDLIGSFIIQFDNETIMVNGQNYSSYSVSHLMAMPAVLSHITASNFQLSLEYVHDVSMKNLEKMSNMASELLASLLTEAALAICIFLGFYFLWKKLMSTKGMPDVREIAANLEVLGQTELNKAH from the coding sequence TTGGAACGCCGTCTTGGCCGCGCAAGCGACGGCTTCGAGGAACTGCAAAAACTGGAGGAGGCTAGCTGTATCCCTCGGCTACTGAAGGGCGGCCAGGCCAAATGCTCATATCAAAGAAGTAACCAACGAGCGGTTAAGCAAGTCGACGATGGAATGCTCCTCCTGACCAACTTCAACGGAACTCTAAGAACGGCTGCAAAGAACTACGACCTGATCGGCTCCTTTATCATCCAATTCGACAATGAGACGATAATGGTCAACGGTCAAAACTATTCCAGTTACTCGGTCAGTCATCTAATGGCGATGCCGGCCGTGTTGAGCCACATAACGGCCagcaactttcaactttctCTGGAATACGTCCACGACGTGAGCATGAAGAATTTGGAAAAGATGTCCAACATGGCGAGTGAGCTACTAGCCTCTCTTCTCACCGAGGCGGCACTCGCAATCTGCATATTCCTAGGCTTTTATTTCCTATGGAAGAAGCTGATGTCCACCAAAGGCATGCCCGATGTCCGCGAGATTGCCGCAAACTTAGAAGTATTGGGCCAAACCGAGCTGAACAAGGCTCACTAA